In Persephonella sp. IF05-L8, the following are encoded in one genomic region:
- the recG gene encoding ATP-dependent DNA helicase RecG: protein MKKVNQAKQLLEKLSSYDEKTLSRITGLSETLRELLEDNFPEGLIEDISLIDNLTPQKKKAFIQHLLKEVQTYIREKEVVQKPEKKEKKPVKKLDLNSFYSIKIQDLKILKPIEKRAFKKVGAENIYQAVTLFPKKYEDKRLKKLAKIKDGETGLFRLTVEEIKKINRGKLKVQIVLSQDRHKLNAYFVHDKPFLFTFFRKGKEVLLYGKVSVFGKEKSMVQPEIHNQFDPIILDRIVPVYSLRGDSSVKTSSQTINHLRRGIYKIMEKYLPYFPEYMPEYILEKYKLPSIENALRHTHFPDREENLDKLNDFETRPQIRLIFDELFILELAQAYRKATIKSNPAPVINVEPDFIQKFEDALPFKLTDDQKKAIKDIISDITKPSPMNRMVQGDVGSGKTMVAAAASLAVALDGKQVAVMAPTEILANQHYKNFKNVLEKFDIPVYLLTGSTPASEKKEIYKKIETGEAKVVIGTHALIQDELKFKNLALVIVDEQHRFGVVQRKALIEKSHAVPHVLVMTATPIPRTLALAQFGDLDLSIIKQLPAGRKPVYTFIYYDDEREILYRNIRKELDKGRQAFVVYPLIEESEKIDLKSAEEGYQQWKKAFPDKKVILLHGKMTQEEKDKIMEDFRNKKADILVSTTVIEVGVDIPNASVMVIEDAYRFGLSQIHQLRGRVGRGNYEGYCYLVLPEKFKHKQEDPEAEKKRLKTLERMKILVDTTDGFKIAEADLELRGSGDLMGTAQSGRFGLAIADFTRPKDRIILEYAKKEAEELISKDPKLEKHPLLKEIMFNKYADRFNLINVA, encoded by the coding sequence ATGAAAAAGGTAAATCAAGCTAAACAATTACTTGAGAAATTAAGCAGTTATGATGAAAAAACTTTATCAAGGATAACAGGTCTATCAGAAACCTTAAGGGAACTGCTTGAAGACAATTTTCCTGAAGGTTTAATTGAGGATATATCCTTAATAGATAATCTTACACCCCAGAAGAAAAAAGCCTTTATACAGCATTTATTAAAGGAAGTTCAAACATATATCAGGGAAAAAGAGGTTGTCCAAAAACCCGAGAAAAAAGAAAAAAAACCTGTAAAAAAATTAGACCTGAACTCTTTTTATTCTATAAAAATTCAGGATTTAAAAATCCTTAAACCTATTGAAAAGCGGGCATTCAAAAAAGTCGGAGCAGAAAATATATATCAGGCAGTTACCCTTTTCCCTAAGAAATACGAAGACAAAAGATTAAAAAAACTTGCAAAAATAAAAGACGGAGAAACAGGTTTATTTAGGCTGACAGTTGAAGAAATAAAAAAAATAAATCGAGGGAAACTCAAAGTTCAGATTGTCTTATCACAGGATAGACATAAACTAAATGCTTATTTTGTTCATGATAAACCCTTTTTATTCACATTTTTTAGAAAAGGTAAAGAGGTCTTACTTTACGGGAAAGTTTCTGTATTTGGTAAAGAAAAATCAATGGTTCAACCTGAGATACACAACCAGTTTGACCCTATAATCCTTGATAGAATTGTTCCTGTATATTCTCTACGGGGAGACAGCTCTGTAAAAACCTCATCCCAGACAATAAATCATCTGCGGAGGGGAATATACAAAATAATGGAAAAATACCTGCCATACTTCCCTGAGTATATGCCAGAATATATCCTTGAAAAATACAAACTACCATCAATTGAAAATGCATTGCGGCATACACACTTCCCGGATAGAGAAGAAAATTTAGATAAACTTAATGATTTTGAAACAAGACCGCAGATTAGACTTATATTTGATGAGCTTTTTATTCTGGAACTGGCTCAGGCTTATAGGAAAGCTACCATTAAAAGCAATCCTGCACCTGTTATAAATGTAGAGCCTGATTTTATCCAGAAGTTTGAGGATGCACTGCCCTTTAAACTAACCGATGACCAGAAAAAAGCAATAAAAGATATTATCTCAGATATTACAAAGCCCTCACCTATGAATAGAATGGTTCAGGGGGATGTAGGTAGTGGTAAAACAATGGTGGCAGCTGCAGCATCCCTCGCCGTTGCTCTGGATGGAAAACAAGTCGCTGTAATGGCACCAACAGAAATTCTGGCAAACCAGCATTATAAAAACTTCAAAAATGTATTGGAAAAGTTTGATATTCCTGTTTATCTGCTTACAGGTAGCACTCCTGCTTCAGAAAAAAAAGAGATTTACAAAAAGATAGAAACTGGAGAGGCTAAAGTTGTAATAGGAACCCATGCACTTATACAGGATGAATTGAAGTTTAAAAATCTGGCACTTGTTATAGTTGATGAACAGCACAGATTTGGAGTTGTCCAGAGAAAAGCCTTAATAGAAAAATCCCATGCTGTTCCCCATGTCCTTGTTATGACAGCAACACCTATACCAAGAACACTGGCTTTAGCCCAATTTGGTGACCTTGATTTGTCAATTATCAAACAGCTACCAGCCGGTAGAAAACCTGTTTATACATTTATTTATTATGATGATGAAAGGGAAATTTTATACCGAAATATAAGAAAAGAGCTGGATAAGGGCAGGCAGGCATTTGTAGTTTATCCATTGATTGAGGAATCGGAAAAAATAGACCTGAAATCTGCAGAAGAGGGATATCAGCAGTGGAAAAAGGCATTCCCAGATAAAAAAGTAATCCTGTTGCATGGGAAAATGACACAGGAAGAAAAAGACAAAATAATGGAAGATTTCAGAAACAAAAAGGCTGATATCCTTGTTTCAACCACTGTTATTGAGGTTGGGGTAGATATTCCCAATGCTTCGGTTATGGTTATAGAGGATGCTTACAGATTTGGACTTTCCCAGATACACCAGCTTCGTGGTAGAGTTGGTAGAGGAAACTATGAAGGATATTGTTATCTGGTATTACCTGAAAAATTCAAGCATAAGCAGGAAGACCCTGAAGCTGAGAAAAAAAGGCTCAAAACCCTTGAACGAATGAAAATTCTGGTGGATACAACAGATGGCTTTAAGATTGCTGAAGCAGACCTTGAGCTTAGGGGAAGCGGAGATTTAATGGGAACTGCCCAGTCAGGCAGATTTGGACTGGCAATAGCAGACTTTACCCGTCCAAAAGACAGAATAATTCTTGAATATGCCAAAAAAGAAGCTGAAGAACTGATAAGCAAAGACCCAAAATTAGAAAAACATCCTTTACTTAAGGAAATTATGTTCAATAAGTATGCAGACAGGTTTAATCTGATTAATGTTGCTTAG
- a CDS encoding DUF58 domain-containing protein: MIKITKAGWIYIGLTIFLGVAAVNTGNNLVYLIVSAMLSFMGISGFFGRKNIDKLQIELKFPEEIYADVETPVKIVIKNQKRFLPSFLLKISINNQKSVVPYIDPSGEFDLHLTLKYNRRGWHTLEFIEVCSVFPFNFFTRCKETPVNQKFIIFPKPEKCNLLVLYTSKKSVGDYPSDIIGTQGELLSIKDYSPGDPLKLVHWKATAKTGQLKTKELTEETVRPVLIDFDNVNIPNVEKRISCITYSILQMYKEGIPFGLKIGSILFPPEFSTANKVKILTALAEYGTE; encoded by the coding sequence ATGATTAAAATAACGAAAGCCGGCTGGATTTATATAGGACTTACCATATTTCTTGGTGTTGCAGCTGTAAATACAGGAAATAATCTTGTTTATCTGATAGTTTCTGCAATGCTAAGTTTTATGGGAATTTCTGGATTTTTCGGGAGAAAAAATATTGACAAGCTCCAGATTGAACTGAAATTCCCTGAGGAGATTTATGCTGATGTTGAAACTCCTGTGAAAATTGTTATAAAAAATCAGAAAAGATTTCTACCCTCTTTTCTTCTGAAGATTAGTATAAATAACCAGAAATCTGTAGTTCCCTATATAGACCCTTCTGGAGAATTTGACCTGCATCTGACCTTAAAATATAACCGGAGAGGATGGCACACCCTTGAATTTATAGAAGTATGTTCCGTATTTCCATTTAATTTCTTTACCAGATGCAAAGAAACTCCTGTTAATCAAAAGTTCATAATTTTTCCAAAACCTGAAAAATGTAATCTATTAGTGCTTTATACCAGCAAAAAATCAGTAGGAGATTACCCGTCAGATATCATAGGTACCCAGGGAGAACTTTTATCCATAAAAGACTATTCCCCTGGAGACCCTTTAAAGCTTGTTCACTGGAAAGCAACAGCAAAAACTGGGCAGCTAAAAACTAAAGAGCTAACAGAGGAAACTGTGCGTCCTGTTTTGATTGATTTTGACAATGTAAATATTCCCAATGTAGAAAAAAGGATTTCCTGTATAACATACAGCATATTACAAATGTATAAGGAAGGTATTCCCTTTGGACTGAAAATCGGGAGTATTTTATTTCCTCCTGAATTTTCCACAGCCAACAAAGTAAAAATATTAACAGCACTGGCAGAGTATGGGACAGAATGA
- a CDS encoding PAS domain S-box protein: MIIVFNIYHFGLRDNIDYSILVPNSIIILAIITAYYFIQRLKDIPEVYYKVNLGFILIIVGQANFISYFLTYEDLHYLFFSEMVIKLPGVILTIIAFYQWIRNKEKKEEILKESEEKWQSIVEGVNEIILILQENKIKYANAKIKDILGFTPEEIKDKNPYQIIGLNVDQIIENEKDFQIKLKTKTGQERIFEVNPSVITYEGKPAILGIFRDITNRLYRERQLREAIEKLKETKEKLYEAQKLARLGYWEYEPQTLSFSLSDEAQNIFCGENKRCTFNFNEFLELVSQEDRKKVFEVRLEAIKYKKSYEIEYRINYGGEKIIKEKAKIIHKNTSKEKLIGIVYDITEIHRAYQKILESEERYRNLFEYSNDIIIITDIKGNIIDTNQRATYKLGYSKFDIKILNVQELFSDSFKKHFKYLLIKLLDTGHSRFEVNVKKSDNTLFPAEISASVFTIKNNKYIQFLIRDITERKIAEKELKLASMVFENALEGIIITDTTGKVLRINRELEELTGFNKKDLIGTDITFLPLFRAKHKEFQRIWELVKRKGKWQGELIALKKNSEVFPVWLSLIQVKTEGKPTNYIAMITDITLRKHKEKTLENLAYYDTLTGIPNRTYFFIKLKSMVQDALRKGEKIALLFIDLDGFKEVNDTYGHEIGDKLLIEVAKRLKRSVRRDDFVARLAGDEFVVVLKDVYSKEDITNIAHKLLKNIDEPFLINGYRIHVGASIGISILPDDAFELETLIKHADRAMYHSKFTGKNKYTFYSDITNNIF, encoded by the coding sequence TTGATAATAGTTTTTAACATATATCATTTCGGATTAAGAGATAATATTGATTACTCTATATTGGTTCCTAATTCCATTATCATCCTGGCTATTATAACAGCCTACTACTTTATCCAGCGGCTTAAAGATATTCCAGAAGTCTATTATAAAGTCAATCTGGGGTTTATATTAATTATTGTAGGGCAGGCTAATTTTATCTCTTATTTCTTAACCTATGAAGATTTACACTACCTATTTTTTTCTGAAATGGTAATTAAACTTCCAGGGGTAATTTTAACAATAATTGCTTTTTATCAATGGATAAGGAATAAGGAGAAAAAGGAAGAAATACTGAAGGAAAGCGAAGAAAAATGGCAATCTATTGTTGAAGGAGTTAATGAGATTATTTTAATTTTACAGGAAAATAAAATTAAATATGCTAATGCCAAAATTAAAGATATTTTAGGGTTTACCCCAGAGGAAATTAAAGATAAAAATCCCTATCAAATCATAGGATTGAATGTTGACCAGATTATTGAAAATGAAAAAGATTTTCAAATTAAACTTAAAACCAAAACTGGTCAGGAGAGAATTTTTGAGGTTAACCCCTCTGTTATTACCTACGAAGGTAAACCTGCAATTCTGGGAATATTTAGAGATATTACAAACAGATTATACAGGGAAAGGCAGCTTAGAGAGGCTATTGAAAAACTAAAGGAAACAAAGGAAAAACTTTATGAAGCTCAAAAATTAGCAAGATTAGGTTATTGGGAATATGAACCGCAAACTTTGAGCTTTTCTCTTTCTGACGAGGCTCAAAATATTTTCTGTGGTGAAAATAAAAGATGTACTTTTAATTTTAATGAGTTTCTTGAGCTTGTAAGTCAGGAGGATAGGAAAAAGGTTTTTGAGGTTAGATTAGAAGCCATAAAGTATAAAAAATCTTATGAGATAGAATATAGGATAAATTATGGTGGAGAGAAAATTATAAAAGAAAAGGCAAAAATTATTCATAAGAATACATCTAAAGAGAAGCTTATAGGGATAGTTTATGATATTACTGAAATTCATAGAGCATATCAAAAAATTCTTGAGAGCGAAGAAAGATATAGAAATCTTTTTGAATACTCAAACGATATTATTATCATTACAGATATAAAAGGAAATATAATAGATACTAATCAAAGAGCAACCTATAAGCTTGGATACAGTAAATTTGATATAAAAATTTTAAATGTACAGGAGCTTTTTAGTGATAGTTTTAAGAAACACTTTAAATATTTACTTATCAAGTTGCTGGATACAGGACATTCCCGATTTGAGGTGAATGTCAAGAAGTCTGATAATACTCTTTTTCCTGCTGAAATCTCAGCAAGTGTATTTACTATTAAAAATAATAAATATATACAGTTTTTGATAAGAGATATTACCGAAAGGAAAATAGCAGAGAAAGAACTTAAATTAGCATCTATGGTTTTTGAAAATGCCCTGGAGGGTATTATTATTACGGATACTACAGGAAAGGTTCTTAGAATAAATAGAGAACTGGAAGAGCTTACAGGATTTAATAAAAAAGATTTAATTGGAACAGATATAACATTCCTACCTTTATTTAGAGCAAAACATAAAGAGTTTCAACGTATATGGGAACTGGTTAAAAGAAAAGGAAAATGGCAGGGTGAACTTATAGCATTAAAAAAGAACAGTGAAGTCTTCCCTGTCTGGCTTTCCTTAATTCAGGTTAAAACAGAGGGTAAACCTACCAACTATATAGCAATGATAACGGATATTACACTAAGAAAACATAAAGAGAAAACTCTGGAAAATCTGGCATACTATGATACCCTTACAGGTATTCCTAACAGAACTTATTTCTTTATTAAGCTTAAATCTATGGTACAGGATGCTTTAAGAAAGGGTGAAAAAATAGCATTATTGTTTATTGACCTTGATGGATTTAAGGAAGTAAACGATACCTATGGTCATGAGATAGGAGATAAACTCTTAATTGAAGTGGCTAAAAGACTTAAAAGGTCAGTAAGAAGAGATGATTTTGTAGCAAGGCTGGCTGGGGATGAATTTGTTGTTGTCCTTAAAGATGTATATTCAAAGGAAGATATAACAAATATAGCCCATAAATTGCTGAAAAATATTGATGAACCATTTTTAATCAATGGATACCGTATACATGTAGGGGCAAGTATTGGTATTTCTATACTTCCAGATGATGCTTTTGAATTGGAAACTCTCATTAAGCATGCAGACCGTGCTATGTATCATTCTAAGTTTACAGGAAAAAATAAATATACATTTTATTCAGATATTACGAACAATATTTTTTAA
- a CDS encoding MoxR family ATPase, whose protein sequence is MHIKNKKIQGIIETLSQFLHGKEQALRLSLITFFSNGHLLIEDMPGLGKTTLAIGIARIMGLSFGRIQATSDLLPTDITGVSIYNKELQKFEFHPGPIFNNIVLVDEINRATPKTQSALLEAMGEKQVTVEGETYKLPKPFFVIATQNPVEQFGTFPLPESQMDRFMMKISIGYPSREAEREILKGGSKREELYRINPILDKDEVLKIQEDIEQVYLSDKIIEYILDIVEATRNSKYFATGLSIRGTLTLAKTARANAYFKGRDYVIPEDIKELLPYTIPHRVILHEIYQNTDSKELILSVVEKIPVPT, encoded by the coding sequence ATGCATATAAAAAATAAAAAAATTCAGGGAATTATAGAAACCTTATCACAGTTTTTACACGGAAAAGAGCAGGCACTAAGGCTATCTTTAATTACATTTTTCTCAAATGGACACCTGCTTATAGAGGATATGCCCGGTCTAGGTAAAACAACCCTTGCCATAGGAATAGCCAGAATAATGGGGCTTTCCTTTGGAAGAATACAGGCAACCAGTGATTTACTTCCTACAGATATAACCGGTGTATCTATATACAATAAAGAACTCCAGAAATTTGAGTTCCATCCGGGACCTATTTTCAATAATATTGTTTTGGTTGATGAAATTAACAGGGCTACCCCTAAAACCCAGAGTGCCTTACTTGAGGCTATGGGAGAAAAGCAGGTAACAGTTGAAGGTGAGACATATAAACTTCCAAAACCATTTTTTGTGATTGCTACCCAGAACCCTGTTGAGCAGTTTGGAACATTTCCCCTCCCTGAATCCCAGATGGACAGGTTTATGATGAAAATAAGCATAGGATACCCTTCCAGAGAAGCAGAAAGGGAAATCCTGAAAGGTGGTAGCAAAAGGGAAGAGCTTTATAGAATAAATCCTATACTGGATAAGGATGAGGTATTAAAAATTCAGGAAGATATTGAGCAGGTCTATCTTTCTGACAAAATCATTGAATATATACTGGATATCGTTGAGGCAACCAGAAACTCAAAATATTTTGCAACAGGTTTATCAATCAGAGGAACATTAACTTTAGCAAAAACAGCACGTGCAAATGCATATTTTAAAGGTAGAGACTATGTAATCCCTGAAGATATAAAGGAACTTTTACCCTATACAATACCCCACAGAGTTATATTACACGAGATTTATCAAAATACAGATAGCAAGGAACTGATACTATCGGTAGTAGAAAAAATTCCCGTTCCAACATGA
- a CDS encoding EAL domain-containing protein: MASKKTILSIAIDKELLSKIKKLSEEKSSSVSKLISNLIEEALYLEENVFKDDIYQNIDWLSEEWRDKLQVLFTKVLDTTPDPIWIKDLNLKFIYVNQAFEKTFGVKRENIIGKGDVEVLPPEVAKECIYSDMKALEKKESSHSIEKVPTDDGKEIVFDVIKTPIFDRTGKLIAILGISRDITEIINIQKELERKNKELEEAYQQLRNIYEYDVVTGLLNKEKFIEEVYKTLDKASNRDKFEFILMEISNLIYANEVYGYDFGNKVLKEFAEALKKALKENNFEFVLGRISGYKFGLLVKSDVSDRRLLRKFLNFLKNIRILAPDDNYFVPKVSFVVKDITKKDKTDFGKLIVYMEDILIKVRENRRKNYLILRNNMSVYEKAIEAQKKLKEEIETGKLSPSLRPIIELSTGKKVSYEVSCGLSSIRDEELCYFVDNIYIEAPLGQLDEKIIQLIKRKVYPKLKEGEKIFVKLRQQSIEVMLNMPDTNLSKDVLFIKDKAVFEITEDTFVKNIGTLHELKNSYNLQFCLDSFGTGNASIKNLIRMFEHDMFQYIKMSENFIKNSIVSAKRKRILKGVIAVTSEFGIKTIASGISSEKLLDFAKEMGFDYATGKLFNEEKKIF, from the coding sequence ATGGCGAGTAAGAAAACGATTTTAAGCATAGCTATAGACAAAGAATTACTTTCTAAAATAAAAAAACTTTCAGAGGAAAAATCATCTTCTGTCTCAAAATTAATAAGTAACTTAATAGAAGAAGCTCTTTATCTGGAAGAAAATGTTTTTAAAGATGATATATACCAGAATATAGACTGGCTCAGCGAAGAGTGGAGAGATAAGCTACAGGTTTTATTTACCAAAGTTCTGGATACAACTCCAGACCCTATCTGGATTAAAGACCTAAACTTAAAATTTATCTATGTAAACCAGGCATTTGAGAAAACCTTTGGTGTAAAAAGGGAAAATATCATTGGAAAAGGAGATGTGGAAGTTTTACCTCCAGAAGTTGCCAAAGAATGTATTTATTCGGATATGAAAGCCCTTGAGAAAAAAGAATCTTCCCATTCAATAGAGAAGGTTCCCACAGATGACGGTAAAGAAATAGTATTTGATGTGATAAAAACTCCTATCTTTGACAGAACAGGAAAACTTATAGCAATTCTGGGAATTTCCAGAGATATAACAGAAATAATAAATATCCAAAAGGAACTGGAAAGAAAAAATAAAGAACTGGAAGAAGCTTATCAACAACTGAGAAATATTTATGAATACGATGTGGTCACAGGACTTTTAAACAAAGAGAAATTTATTGAGGAAGTATATAAAACCTTAGATAAAGCCAGCAACAGAGATAAATTTGAATTTATCTTAATGGAAATTTCTAACCTTATATATGCCAATGAAGTTTACGGCTATGATTTTGGTAATAAGGTTTTAAAAGAATTTGCAGAAGCTCTGAAAAAAGCACTTAAAGAAAACAACTTTGAATTTGTATTAGGAAGGATAAGTGGTTATAAATTTGGTCTTCTTGTAAAAAGTGATGTATCCGACAGAAGACTACTAAGAAAGTTCCTTAATTTCCTGAAAAACATAAGAATTTTAGCCCCAGATGATAATTACTTTGTTCCCAAAGTCAGCTTTGTTGTGAAAGATATAACCAAAAAAGATAAAACTGATTTTGGAAAACTCATAGTATACATGGAAGATATACTTATAAAAGTAAGAGAAAACAGAAGGAAAAATTATCTTATCCTCAGGAACAATATGTCAGTTTATGAAAAAGCTATAGAAGCCCAGAAAAAATTAAAAGAAGAAATAGAAACCGGAAAACTTTCTCCATCTCTGAGACCTATAATTGAACTCAGTACAGGTAAGAAAGTATCCTACGAGGTTAGCTGTGGACTTAGCAGTATAAGAGATGAGGAATTATGTTATTTTGTAGATAACATTTACATTGAAGCTCCTTTAGGTCAATTAGACGAGAAGATAATTCAACTAATCAAAAGAAAAGTTTATCCTAAACTAAAGGAAGGTGAAAAAATTTTTGTCAAGTTAAGGCAACAGTCTATAGAAGTCATGTTAAATATGCCTGATACAAACCTATCCAAAGACGTACTCTTTATAAAAGACAAAGCAGTTTTTGAAATTACAGAGGACACATTTGTAAAGAATATAGGAACTTTGCATGAACTCAAAAACTCTTATAATCTACAATTTTGTTTAGATAGTTTTGGAACTGGAAATGCATCTATCAAAAATCTTATAAGAATGTTTGAACACGATATGTTCCAGTATATAAAAATGAGTGAAAACTTTATAAAAAATTCAATAGTTTCTGCAAAAAGAAAGAGAATTTTAAAAGGCGTCATAGCTGTTACATCTGAATTTGGGATAAAAACAATAGCCTCTGGAATATCTTCAGAAAAATTACTGGATTTTGCAAAAGAAATGGGATTTGATTATGCAACAGGAAAGTTATTTAATGAAGAGAAAAAAATATTTTAG
- a CDS encoding DUF3488 and transglutaminase-like domain-containing protein, whose amino-acid sequence MKIKQVVFLITYVIGFIGFLSVARFVDYLYDIVFLILFIIGAYSDYKNKYPVPRIALNIISLIVVIFMATRLSADNLVIPSIETLLVLLGIKFLENKEFRDFMQIYMISVFLLAGSALLTIDISFMLFFILLFFLVVIGAILLTYYTQDKELVIEKNVFKKLLIRLTIIPVVAIPFTILLFIILPRSQYPVFNFLNSQSTGRTGFSDSVQLGDVSQIQEDDTIIMRLKTDKPLDKENTYFRGIVLNFFDGHQWYRRFLKSTEKVSGQVIKQDIILEPYGNKYIFAIDVPLKFNRPVREYNDFTFETNKRIFSRIKYTALSVITDRIKVKNISIKEYIQYPRKINPEIIKLAKQLKGKTDAETIKNVINYLKKYKYSLKNLKKGEDPLYDFLFVSKTGNCEYFASAAAILLRINGIPTRLIAGYRGVKYNELGKFYYVPQNFAHTWIESYIDGYWYRFDPTPSYSAEILEKEEKSVILTKIKAFWEAVEYAYINMVINFDFNKQIQLLRKTSSVAKGFKESISIDKYFIVKLLIFAAGIYLIFYLIRHKPVLFLPPEKRLLNTFLKKMEKHGYKKEINEGLEEFVNRIDDPDIKQKAFEFVSLFQKKYYRDKQFTPEEIKYLKNIVRNI is encoded by the coding sequence ATGAAAATTAAACAAGTAGTTTTTCTTATAACTTATGTAATAGGGTTTATTGGTTTTTTATCTGTGGCACGGTTTGTTGATTATCTGTATGACATTGTTTTTTTAATTTTATTTATTATAGGAGCTTATTCAGACTACAAAAATAAATATCCTGTCCCCCGTATAGCTTTAAATATTATCTCTCTAATTGTTGTGATTTTTATGGCCACCAGATTAAGTGCGGACAATCTTGTTATACCTTCTATAGAAACGCTTCTTGTTTTACTTGGTATTAAGTTTCTGGAAAACAAAGAGTTCAGAGATTTTATGCAGATATACATGATTTCTGTATTCCTATTGGCTGGCTCTGCCCTTCTTACGATAGATATATCCTTTATGCTATTTTTTATTCTGCTGTTTTTCCTTGTGGTTATCGGGGCAATACTGCTCACCTATTACACACAGGATAAGGAACTTGTTATTGAGAAGAATGTTTTCAAAAAGCTTTTAATCAGACTTACCATAATTCCTGTGGTTGCAATACCATTTACAATCCTGTTATTTATAATCCTTCCAAGAAGTCAGTATCCTGTTTTTAATTTCTTAAATTCCCAGTCAACAGGAAGAACAGGATTTTCTGATTCCGTTCAGCTGGGGGATGTTTCTCAAATACAGGAAGACGACACTATTATAATGAGGCTTAAAACAGACAAGCCCCTTGATAAAGAAAATACATATTTTAGAGGAATTGTCCTGAACTTTTTTGATGGGCATCAGTGGTATAGAAGATTTCTAAAATCTACTGAAAAAGTTTCAGGACAAGTGATAAAACAGGATATTATTCTTGAGCCTTATGGGAATAAATATATTTTTGCTATTGATGTTCCTCTTAAATTTAACAGACCTGTCAGAGAATACAATGATTTTACATTTGAGACTAACAAAAGAATTTTTAGTAGGATAAAGTATACAGCTCTATCTGTTATTACAGATAGAATAAAAGTTAAAAATATTAGTATAAAAGAATATATTCAATACCCCAGAAAGATTAACCCTGAAATTATAAAACTGGCAAAACAATTAAAAGGCAAAACAGATGCAGAAACCATTAAAAATGTAATCAATTACCTAAAAAAATATAAATATTCCTTGAAAAATCTAAAAAAAGGAGAAGACCCATTATATGATTTCTTATTTGTTTCCAAAACAGGAAATTGCGAGTATTTTGCCTCGGCAGCTGCCATTCTTCTCAGGATTAACGGTATTCCAACACGGCTTATTGCAGGGTATCGCGGAGTTAAATACAACGAGTTAGGAAAGTTTTATTATGTTCCCCAAAATTTTGCACATACATGGATAGAAAGCTATATAGATGGCTATTGGTATAGGTTTGACCCCACCCCCTCTTATTCAGCAGAAATTCTTGAAAAGGAAGAAAAATCCGTAATACTGACAAAAATTAAGGCATTCTGGGAGGCTGTAGAGTATGCATATATCAACATGGTTATAAACTTTGATTTCAATAAGCAAATCCAGTTATTGAGAAAAACCAGCTCCGTGGCAAAAGGTTTCAAGGAAAGCATATCTATAGACAAATATTTCATTGTAAAACTTCTTATTTTTGCTGCAGGCATTTATCTAATCTTTTATTTAATCAGACACAAACCTGTTTTATTTTTACCACCAGAAAAAAGATTACTCAATACATTTTTGAAAAAAATGGAAAAACATGGCTATAAAAAAGAAATAAATGAAGGCCTTGAAGAGTTTGTAAACAGAATAGATGACCCCGATATAAAACAAAAGGCCTTTGAGTTTGTATCCTTATTCCAGAAAAAATATTACAGAGATAAGCAATTTACACCGGAAGAAATAAAATACTTAAAAAATATTGTTCGTAATATCTGA